In Stenotrophomonas sp. 610A2, one DNA window encodes the following:
- a CDS encoding leucyl aminopeptidase: MSLEFTLNHAAPTSAEVDCVIVGAFSDKSLTPAAKAVDTASGGRLTALIERGDVGGKTGSTTLLHDLAGVSAARVLVVGLGDPAKFGVVQYLKAAGDAARALKAGNTRSALFTLNELEVGGRDAAWNVRQAVITANHASYRYTATLGKKKPEAPGLESLAIASTDETALLQGQAIAAGVEYARELGNLPPNYCTPAYLAESSVKFAAEHEGAEAEILDDAQMEALGMGSLLAVARGSANRPKLVVLKWSNGGDAKPYVLVGKGITFDTGGVNLKTQGGIEEMKYDMCGGANVIGTFVATVKAKLPLNLVVVVPAVENAIDGNAYRPSDVITSMSGKTIEVGNTDAEGRLILCDALTYAQRFEPAALIDVATLTGACMVALGHQTAGLMSKHDDLANELTAAGENVFDRAWRLPLWDEYQGMLDSSFADVYNIGGRWAGAITAGCFLSRFTEGQRWAHLDIAGVASDEGKRGMATGRPVGLLTQWLLDRVA, translated from the coding sequence ATGTCTCTGGAATTCACCCTGAACCACGCCGCCCCCACCTCCGCCGAGGTGGATTGCGTCATTGTTGGCGCCTTCTCTGACAAGTCGCTGACCCCGGCCGCAAAGGCCGTGGATACGGCCTCTGGCGGTCGTCTGACTGCTCTGATCGAGCGCGGCGACGTCGGCGGCAAGACCGGCAGCACCACCCTGCTGCACGACCTGGCTGGCGTCAGCGCCGCCCGCGTGCTGGTGGTCGGCCTCGGCGACCCGGCCAAGTTCGGCGTGGTGCAGTACCTGAAGGCCGCCGGCGACGCCGCCCGCGCCCTGAAGGCCGGCAACACCCGCAGCGCGCTGTTCACCCTGAACGAACTGGAAGTCGGCGGCCGCGACGCCGCCTGGAACGTCCGTCAGGCGGTGATCACCGCCAACCACGCCAGCTACCGCTACACCGCCACCCTGGGCAAGAAGAAGCCGGAGGCCCCGGGTCTGGAGTCGCTGGCCATCGCCAGCACTGACGAGACCGCGCTGCTGCAGGGCCAGGCCATCGCCGCCGGCGTGGAATATGCCCGCGAGCTGGGCAACCTGCCGCCGAACTACTGCACCCCGGCCTACCTGGCTGAATCCTCGGTCAAGTTCGCCGCCGAGCACGAAGGTGCCGAAGCCGAGATCCTCGACGACGCACAGATGGAAGCACTGGGCATGGGCTCGCTGCTGGCAGTGGCCCGTGGTTCGGCCAACCGCCCGAAGCTGGTCGTGCTGAAGTGGAGCAACGGCGGCGACGCCAAGCCCTACGTGCTGGTCGGCAAGGGCATCACCTTCGACACCGGCGGCGTCAACCTGAAGACCCAGGGCGGCATCGAGGAAATGAAGTACGACATGTGCGGTGGCGCCAACGTCATCGGCACCTTCGTCGCCACGGTCAAGGCCAAGCTGCCGTTGAACCTGGTGGTGGTCGTGCCGGCGGTGGAAAACGCCATCGACGGCAATGCCTACCGTCCGTCCGACGTGATCACCTCGATGTCCGGCAAGACCATCGAAGTGGGCAACACCGACGCCGAAGGCCGCCTGATCCTGTGCGACGCGCTGACCTATGCGCAGCGCTTCGAGCCGGCCGCATTGATCGACGTTGCAACGCTGACCGGCGCCTGCATGGTGGCCCTGGGCCACCAGACCGCCGGCCTGATGAGCAAGCACGACGACCTGGCCAACGAACTGACCGCCGCTGGCGAAAACGTATTCGACCGCGCCTGGCGCCTGCCGTTGTGGGACGAGTACCAGGGCATGCTGGATTCCAGCTTCGCCGACGTCTACAACATCGGCGGCCGCTGGGCCGGTGCCATCACCGCTGGCTGCTTCCTGTCGCGCTTCACCGAAGGCCAGCGCTGGGCGCACCTGGACATCGCCGGCGTGGCCAGCGATGAAGGCAAGCGCGGCATGGCCACCGGTCGCCCGGTCGGCCTGCTGACCCAGTGGCTGCTGGACCGCGTTGCCTAA
- a CDS encoding DsbC family protein codes for MFRFAIAALFGALSLTACAQQPAAPKAAASAAASPADAAVEKQVRDALKELDPNLKPEYIGAAPFAGFREVLVSGQVLYVTDDGRYLLQGTPYDIEKKAQATSAGLLAYRRNLLQTLPHADRIVFAPPNAKHTISVFTDIECGYCRKLHQDIAELNRNGIAVEYLAFPRMGLASKDATDMISVWCASDRKAALTAAKSGQPVQSRNCTNPVAMQYNLGQQLGINGTPAIFAADGTQLGGYLPPAQLKATLDRMEGGGSR; via the coding sequence ATGTTCCGATTTGCCATTGCCGCGCTATTCGGCGCGCTCAGCCTTACTGCCTGCGCGCAACAGCCCGCAGCTCCCAAAGCCGCTGCCAGTGCCGCTGCCTCCCCGGCTGATGCCGCAGTCGAGAAGCAGGTGCGCGATGCCCTCAAGGAGCTGGATCCCAACCTGAAGCCGGAATACATCGGCGCGGCGCCGTTTGCAGGGTTCCGTGAGGTACTGGTGTCCGGGCAGGTGCTGTACGTGACCGATGACGGCCGCTACCTGCTGCAGGGCACGCCCTACGACATCGAGAAGAAGGCCCAGGCCACCAGCGCCGGCTTGCTGGCTTATCGCCGCAACCTGCTGCAGACGCTGCCGCATGCCGACCGCATCGTGTTTGCGCCGCCGAATGCCAAGCACACCATCAGCGTGTTCACGGATATCGAGTGCGGTTACTGCCGCAAGCTGCATCAGGACATCGCCGAGCTGAACCGGAATGGTATTGCCGTGGAATACCTGGCGTTCCCGCGCATGGGTCTGGCCAGCAAGGACGCCACCGACATGATTTCGGTCTGGTGCGCCAGCGACCGCAAGGCCGCGCTGACCGCTGCCAAGTCCGGCCAACCGGTGCAGTCCAGGAACTGCACCAATCCGGTGGCCATGCAGTACAACCTCGGCCAGCAGCTGGGCATCAACGGTACCCCGGCAATCTTTGCCGCTGATGGCACCCAGTTGGGTGGCTACCTGCCGCCGGCCCAGCTCAAGGCCACCCTGGACCGCATGGAAGGCGGCGGCAGCCGCTGA
- the xerD gene encoding site-specific tyrosine recombinase XerD has protein sequence MSASLTPAERRQLVQQLPPLRDADDRVIQRFLDAIWAENGLARASLESYRRDLEGLSRWRDGASNGLAGIDRAGLFDYLAWRTRHGWTARSNARLLSVLRAFFAQALKRGERSEDPASLLESPKLPRSLPKALAESQIEALLAAPDVDSPVGLRDRAMLELMYAAGLRVSELVNLPANAVNLRQGVLRVTGKGSKERLVPLGEESQYWLERYLASSRPLLTGGKAVAPTVAGQVPLFVDVDRTPLSRQQFWALVKASAAVAGIDPGKISPHGLRHSFATHLLNHGADLRALQMLLGHSSLSTTQIYTLVAREHVQKLHRKHHPRG, from the coding sequence ATGTCCGCGTCCCTGACTCCCGCCGAACGCCGCCAACTGGTACAGCAACTGCCGCCGTTGCGTGATGCCGATGACCGTGTGATCCAGCGTTTTCTGGATGCCATCTGGGCCGAGAACGGCTTGGCGCGGGCTTCGCTGGAGAGCTATCGGCGTGATCTGGAGGGCTTGTCGCGCTGGCGCGACGGCGCCAGCAACGGCTTGGCCGGGATTGATCGTGCCGGTTTGTTCGATTACCTGGCCTGGCGCACGCGTCACGGTTGGACTGCACGCAGCAATGCGCGCCTGCTGTCGGTGCTGCGCGCCTTCTTCGCTCAAGCGCTGAAGCGTGGCGAGCGCAGTGAAGATCCAGCGTCGCTGCTGGAATCGCCAAAGCTGCCGCGTTCGCTGCCCAAAGCCTTGGCCGAAAGCCAGATCGAGGCGTTGCTGGCGGCACCAGATGTGGACAGCCCGGTCGGCCTGCGTGATCGCGCGATGTTGGAGCTGATGTACGCGGCCGGCCTGCGTGTCAGTGAGCTGGTCAACCTGCCAGCCAATGCGGTCAACCTGCGCCAGGGCGTGCTGCGGGTGACCGGCAAGGGCAGCAAGGAGCGCTTGGTACCGCTGGGCGAAGAGTCGCAGTACTGGCTGGAGCGCTATCTGGCGAGCTCGCGGCCGCTGCTTACGGGCGGCAAGGCCGTTGCGCCTACGGTGGCGGGGCAGGTGCCGCTGTTCGTCGATGTGGACCGTACACCGCTGAGCCGGCAGCAGTTCTGGGCCTTGGTGAAAGCCAGCGCGGCGGTGGCCGGTATCGACCCGGGCAAGATCAGCCCGCACGGACTGCGGCACAGCTTCGCCACCCATCTGCTCAACCACGGCGCGGACCTGCGCGCGCTGCAGATGCTGCTCGGCCACAGCTCCCTGTCCACTACCCAGATCTATACCCTGGTCGCCCGCGAACACGTGCAGAAACTGCACCGCAAGCATCACCCGCGGGGGTGA
- a CDS encoding glycosyl hydrolase family 18 protein, which produces MKDHSAGRYRPPFTLRRGRLRWALALLVVPACAIPAAQAADCTGVKPWLGTTIYQPGHTLQKDGVLYRVRQTIWNAPPDHPAGLRYYDNLGRCDGGAPVANQPPQVRITSPAAGSTFKVDSSISLSADASDNDGSVRKVEFFRNGQLLGSVSGAPYRLTWHSAAAGNHLLTAIATDDRNASTTSAPVSITVSATDKDTTAPSIPSGLSAQARTPTSITLHWNAANDNPGGSGIAGYALYRDGQQIASLADTSHSDAALRPATSYHYAVRARDKAGNTSALSPAISISTLADDSGGDPANPGTSGGPGSPSDSGKRVIGYFTQWGIYDRNYRVKNIDISGSAARLTHINYAFGNVRNNRCEVGVTQAANSSTGAGGDAYADYTRSFGAGESVSGVADQWNQPLRGNWNQLKQLKAKHPQLKTLISLGGWTWSRGFSSAARPENRQAFVASCIDAYIKGNLPFTDNAGGPRVAAGVFDGIDIDWEYPAACGLSCGTPADRDNFTALLAEFRRQLDAVRPGLLLTVAVGAGIDKIRPTDPAAYHRHLDFINVMTYDFHGAWAGTTNHHTALFHSPADPSSGDAALYNSNDAIEAYLQRGVPAAKLNLGVGFYGRGWTGVGRTNNGLYQSGRPASGRFEAGIEDWKVLKNLGWPVYTDPVAQATWLYDGNTFWSVDTPEMLGRKMAYVKAQGLGGAFFWEFSGDDAQGTLVNSVSNGLR; this is translated from the coding sequence ATGAAGGACCATTCCGCAGGCCGTTACCGGCCCCCGTTCACGCTACGCCGAGGACGGTTGCGCTGGGCCTTGGCGCTGCTGGTGGTGCCCGCCTGTGCCATCCCTGCAGCCCAGGCCGCTGACTGCACCGGCGTCAAACCATGGCTGGGAACCACCATTTACCAGCCCGGCCATACCCTGCAGAAGGATGGCGTGCTCTACCGGGTCCGGCAAACCATCTGGAATGCCCCGCCGGACCATCCCGCCGGCCTCCGCTACTACGACAACCTCGGCCGCTGCGACGGCGGCGCGCCGGTAGCCAACCAACCGCCGCAGGTCCGTATCACCTCGCCCGCTGCTGGCAGCACGTTCAAAGTCGACAGCAGCATCAGCTTGAGCGCAGACGCCTCCGACAACGACGGCAGCGTCCGCAAGGTCGAGTTTTTTCGTAACGGCCAGCTGCTCGGCAGCGTTAGCGGCGCCCCCTACCGCCTGACCTGGCATAGCGCCGCAGCCGGCAACCACCTGCTAACCGCCATCGCCACCGATGACCGCAATGCCAGCACCACCTCGGCCCCGGTCAGCATTACCGTCAGCGCGACGGACAAGGACACCACCGCACCGTCGATCCCGAGCGGGCTCAGCGCGCAGGCACGCACCCCGACCAGCATCACGCTGCATTGGAATGCCGCCAACGACAACCCCGGTGGCAGCGGCATCGCTGGCTATGCGCTGTACCGCGACGGGCAGCAGATCGCCTCGCTCGCCGACACAAGCCACAGCGACGCCGCGCTACGGCCGGCGACCAGCTACCACTACGCGGTACGTGCCCGCGACAAGGCAGGCAATACCTCGGCGCTCAGCCCCGCGATCAGCATCAGCACGCTGGCCGATGACAGCGGCGGGGATCCAGCCAATCCCGGCACTTCAGGCGGACCGGGCAGCCCGAGCGACAGCGGCAAGCGGGTGATCGGCTACTTCACGCAGTGGGGCATCTATGATCGCAACTACCGGGTAAAGAACATCGACATCAGTGGCTCGGCAGCGCGCCTGACCCACATCAATTACGCCTTCGGCAACGTCCGCAACAACCGCTGCGAAGTGGGCGTCACCCAGGCCGCCAATTCGTCCACCGGTGCCGGCGGCGATGCCTATGCCGATTACACCCGCAGTTTCGGCGCTGGCGAAAGCGTCAGCGGTGTCGCCGACCAGTGGAACCAACCGCTGCGCGGTAACTGGAACCAGCTCAAGCAGCTCAAAGCCAAGCACCCGCAGTTGAAGACGCTGATTTCGCTGGGCGGCTGGACCTGGTCACGCGGTTTCTCCAGTGCAGCGCGCCCGGAGAACCGCCAGGCCTTCGTCGCCTCCTGCATTGATGCCTATATCAAGGGCAACCTGCCGTTCACCGACAATGCCGGCGGCCCGCGTGTTGCTGCAGGCGTGTTCGATGGCATCGACATCGATTGGGAATACCCGGCCGCCTGCGGTCTGAGCTGCGGCACCCCGGCCGACCGTGACAACTTCACCGCCCTGCTGGCTGAGTTCCGCCGCCAATTGGACGCCGTGCGTCCTGGCCTGCTGCTGACCGTGGCGGTCGGCGCCGGCATCGACAAGATCCGCCCAACCGATCCGGCCGCGTATCACCGCCACCTGGATTTCATCAACGTGATGACCTACGACTTCCATGGCGCCTGGGCCGGCACCACCAACCACCACACCGCCCTGTTCCATTCCCCGGCCGACCCGTCCAGCGGTGATGCCGCGTTGTACAACAGCAACGACGCCATCGAGGCCTACCTGCAGCGCGGCGTGCCTGCCGCCAAATTGAACCTCGGCGTCGGTTTCTACGGCCGCGGCTGGACTGGCGTGGGCCGCACCAACAACGGTCTCTATCAAAGCGGACGGCCGGCAAGCGGCAGGTTCGAAGCCGGCATCGAGGACTGGAAGGTACTGAAGAACCTCGGCTGGCCGGTCTACACCGACCCGGTCGCGCAGGCCACCTGGCTGTACGACGGCAACACCTTCTGGAGCGTGGACACGCCGGAAATGCTTGGCCGCAAGATGGCCTACGTCAAAGCCCAGGGCTTGGGCGGCGCGTTCTTCTGGGAATTCAGCGGTGACGACGCCCAGGGCACGCTGGTCAACAGTGTCAGCAACGGACTGCGGTAA
- the lptF gene encoding LPS export ABC transporter permease LptF codes for MAKLDRYLLSDFLQSFLATLTVLLVVSMGGVLVDILGRIADGRIPAGLMLSQLGLQFIVYLPIILPLALMLGLALSIARLYRDSEMAVLTGVGVGPKRLLKPILLLTVPIVALVAACSLWLGPWADRSAERMLQDASRSMVVAGLEPGQFTPLAGGGVVYLSSLAGDGTKMGKVFMQRQKEGRIDVVSANSGAMFFEGERQRYLRLEDGYRVEGPESGTLDYRLMRYARNEVALPDRDEVRDQNDPEMMPTTQLLGDARPEAKAQLHWRITPPLLALAFALLTLPLARSAPRQQRYGRIMLAFLAYTLGVSLSILGRQWLAAGKLPVDAGMWWLTLPLLLLAVWLYFRDGRLSRRRVGAKA; via the coding sequence ATGGCGAAGCTTGACCGCTACCTTCTGAGTGACTTCCTCCAGAGCTTTCTGGCCACTTTGACCGTACTTCTGGTAGTCAGCATGGGCGGTGTGCTGGTCGATATCCTCGGCCGCATCGCCGATGGACGCATCCCCGCCGGGCTGATGTTGTCCCAGCTGGGTCTGCAATTCATCGTTTACCTGCCCATCATCCTGCCCTTGGCGCTGATGCTGGGCTTGGCACTGTCGATCGCGCGCCTTTACCGCGACTCGGAAATGGCAGTGCTGACCGGCGTTGGCGTCGGCCCCAAGCGCCTGCTCAAGCCGATCCTGCTGCTGACCGTGCCGATCGTGGCGCTGGTCGCGGCCTGCTCGCTGTGGCTGGGCCCCTGGGCCGACCGCAGCGCCGAGCGGATGCTGCAGGACGCCAGCCGCAGCATGGTGGTGGCCGGCCTGGAGCCGGGCCAGTTCACCCCGCTGGCCGGTGGTGGCGTGGTCTATCTGTCGTCGTTGGCTGGCGACGGCACCAAGATGGGCAAGGTGTTCATGCAGCGGCAGAAAGAAGGTCGTATCGACGTGGTCTCCGCCAATAGCGGCGCGATGTTCTTTGAAGGCGAGCGCCAGCGCTACCTGCGCCTGGAAGACGGTTACCGGGTCGAAGGCCCGGAAAGCGGCACCCTGGATTACCGGCTGATGCGCTATGCCCGCAACGAAGTGGCGTTGCCGGACCGCGACGAAGTGCGCGATCAGAATGACCCGGAAATGATGCCCACCACGCAGTTGCTGGGCGATGCCCGGCCCGAGGCCAAGGCCCAGCTGCATTGGCGTATCACCCCGCCGCTGCTGGCACTGGCGTTTGCCCTGTTGACCCTGCCGCTTGCCCGCAGCGCACCGCGCCAGCAGCGCTACGGCCGCATCATGCTGGCCTTCCTCGCCTACACGCTGGGCGTGAGCCTGAGCATTCTTGGCCGCCAATGGCTGGCGGCAGGCAAACTGCCGGTGGATGCCGGCATGTGGTGGCTGACCTTGCCCCTGCTGTTGCTGGCGGTGTGGCTGTACTTCCGTGATGGGCGCTTGAGTCGCCGCCGTGTGGGGGCAAAGGCATGA
- a CDS encoding RDD family protein, whose protein sequence is MSTPALAETPRPSALLLRRLAALFYDLWPVLALWMLVSALFTVGYTLAGHASRDNIHPFSALQWLLWLGCWLIAGLYATESWKRGGQTLGMRPWRLRLQTMDGNVPSRSQLWKRYALATLSLLLAGIGFIWALFDRDRLTLHDRLSGTKLTKL, encoded by the coding sequence ATGAGCACACCCGCCCTTGCAGAAACGCCCCGCCCTTCCGCGCTGTTGCTGCGCCGCCTGGCCGCGCTGTTCTACGACCTGTGGCCGGTGCTGGCACTGTGGATGCTGGTCTCGGCACTGTTCACCGTCGGCTACACCCTGGCCGGCCACGCCAGCCGCGACAACATCCACCCCTTCAGCGCCCTGCAATGGCTGCTATGGCTGGGCTGCTGGCTGATTGCCGGCCTCTACGCCACCGAGAGCTGGAAGCGCGGCGGACAAACCCTGGGCATGCGCCCGTGGCGACTGCGCCTGCAGACCATGGACGGAAACGTGCCGAGCCGGTCACAGCTGTGGAAGCGCTACGCACTGGCCACGCTATCGCTGCTGCTGGCAGGCATCGGCTTCATCTGGGCGCTGTTCGACCGCGATCGCCTGACCCTGCACGACCGCCTCAGCGGCACAAAACTGACAAAACTGTAG
- the lptG gene encoding LPS export ABC transporter permease LptG, whose product MRFLPRIHDVYVGRTVLFTVLVVWMVLLGLDAIMALSGEAGKIGQGHYSFGHALAWVAYTLPRRAYTVFPMAAVIGALMGLGQLAATSELTALRAIGLSRRRIAVSVAISLSLLTVLMVVNGETLSPWAQGRADALKTSARYNTDIATARYSGLWAREGDTFLNAQTGEEQVSADGQSTLLLHDVRLYQLGEDGRLLTLTYAKNARHDTQGWVLEEVRRDTFGERSVARQELASEKWASKLDAAALASGLAKPRNLNAAELKTSIDYRKRNGLDAREYEDTYWSRWFYPLNVLALCLAAVPFAFGSLRSGGMGKRLFLGMLFALGFLLLQMFFGRMAGALKFDYRIAYALPPIMMLGISAWLSRRRVG is encoded by the coding sequence ATGAGGTTCCTGCCGCGGATCCATGACGTCTATGTAGGCCGTACCGTGCTGTTCACGGTGCTGGTGGTGTGGATGGTGTTGCTGGGCCTGGACGCCATCATGGCCTTGTCCGGCGAGGCCGGGAAAATCGGCCAAGGCCACTACAGTTTCGGTCACGCCTTGGCGTGGGTGGCGTATACCTTGCCGCGTCGGGCTTACACCGTGTTCCCGATGGCCGCTGTCATCGGTGCGTTGATGGGCCTGGGCCAGTTGGCCGCAACTTCGGAACTGACCGCCTTGCGTGCGATCGGCTTGTCGCGGCGCAGGATCGCGGTGTCGGTGGCGATCTCGCTGTCCTTGTTGACCGTGTTGATGGTGGTCAATGGCGAAACCCTGTCGCCGTGGGCGCAGGGCCGCGCCGATGCGCTGAAGACCAGTGCCCGCTACAACACCGACATCGCCACCGCGCGCTATTCGGGCCTGTGGGCGCGTGAAGGCGATACTTTCCTCAATGCACAGACCGGTGAGGAGCAGGTAAGTGCTGACGGTCAATCGACCCTGCTGCTGCACGATGTGCGCCTGTATCAGCTGGGCGAGGACGGGCGTCTGCTGACCCTGACCTATGCCAAGAATGCGCGCCACGATACGCAGGGTTGGGTGTTGGAAGAGGTGCGTCGAGATACCTTCGGCGAACGTTCCGTCGCCCGCCAGGAACTGGCCAGCGAGAAATGGGCTTCCAAGTTGGACGCGGCTGCCTTGGCCTCGGGCCTGGCCAAGCCGCGCAACCTCAACGCCGCCGAGCTCAAGACCAGCATTGATTATCGCAAGCGCAATGGCCTGGACGCGCGCGAGTACGAAGACACGTATTGGAGCCGCTGGTTCTATCCATTGAACGTGCTGGCGCTGTGTCTGGCTGCGGTGCCGTTCGCGTTCGGTTCGTTGCGCAGCGGCGGCATGGGCAAGCGCCTGTTCCTGGGCATGCTGTTCGCGCTGGGCTTCCTGCTGCTGCAGATGTTCTTCGGCCGCATGGCCGGCGCGTTGAAGTTTGACTACCGCATTGCCTATGCCTTGCCACCGATCATGATGCTGGGCATATCGGCCTGGCTGTCACGACGACGGGTAGGCTGA